One window of Athalia rosae chromosome 4, iyAthRosa1.1, whole genome shotgun sequence genomic DNA carries:
- the LOC125500599 gene encoding lipopolysaccharide-induced tumor necrosis factor-alpha factor homolog — protein MSSSNGTEIRGEGMTLNHHSPAYAYCPTCSKNVVTEVRISYSKIAHLTCIVCVLSGCLFGCCLLPYFSMCFVTAKHYCPDCGGYLGSYNPLLEVLS, from the exons ATGTCTTCGTCAAACGGAACGGAAATTCGAGGAGAGGGCATGACTC tcAATCATCACTCCCCTGCTTACGCCTACTGCCCGACGTGTTCCAAGAACGTGGTAACCGAGGTCCGAATATCCTATTCAAAAATCGCTCACCTCACATGCATCGTATGCGTATTGTCTGG TTGTCTTTTCGGTTGCTGTCTTCTTCCTTATTTCTCGATGTGTTTCGTAACCGCGAAACATTATTGTCCCGATTGTGGTGGTTACTTAGGATCTTACAATCCGTTGCTGGAAGTTCTTTCCTAG
- the LOC105691191 gene encoding uncharacterized protein LOC105691191 isoform X2 codes for MDTRETPQTVATNDLEFIETDETSQPQSSDSKSKTHENNEPNILREIRRNSSIRTIRRDRTNNSLEIFKHTMRGTQTPLTLIGVTIPKRNDEEQKSDNINPETTGDVAAVGKTEISVARNSQSADSDQQKSGSSGIRESLEPSTSLKPTFSQFRVEAVTVKFSHEAATQATPPHPSLTSTKDGTATSIPMDVLQIATSVSSNRSGPKSEVLTVTTDYSTRSPDARSLTLDVIEQDHPRRYISVEPSTPVLAITNSSNSRVIRPPVLPAELRMAPPSISSHRSFLNLRRGRRGYRWNWINCFRRNVQAGEESDLQPYTLGPPPTYSGIFGEHRSIFTESRIPLPPRPSTDTSSASFVIPIPPPSYAQAQGLCDVSPYSMEQMISVPPSRGISSARPTATICPRCTAVIVTAIEVRRSALTHVSALALFLCGCWPCCLIPYCIDSCKSTHHYCPVCRTYLGTYTPW; via the exons ATGGATACCCGTGAAACGCCTCAAACCGTTGCAACCAACGATTTGGAATTCATCGAAACTGACGAAACGTCGCAACCTCAAAGTTCAG attcaaaatcaaaaacacaCGAAAATAATGAGCCGAATATCTTGCGGGAAATTCGAAGGAATTCGTCCATAAGAACGATCAGACGAGATAGAACAAATAAttctctggaaattttcaaacacaccATGCGGGGCACTCAAACACCGCTTACATTAATCGGGGTAACCATACCGAAACGCAACGACGAGGAACAAAAATCTGACAATATAAACCCGGAAACCACCGGCGACGTTGCTGCTGTGGGTAAAACTGAGATTTCGGTTGCTCGCAATTCGCAATCTGCAGACTCGGATCAGCAGAAATCTGGGTCCTCAGGGATTAGGGAGAGTCTCGAGCCGTCCACAAGCTTGAAACCCACGTTTTCTCAGTTCAGGGTAGAAGCG GTGACCGTGAAATTCAGTCACGAAGCAGCCACCCAAGCAACGCCACCGCATCCATCTCTGACTTCGACTAAAGACGGAACTGCAACATCGATTCCCATGGATGTTCTGCAAATCGCTACTTCAGTTTCGTCGAATCGTTCGGGACCAAAAAGCGAAGTTTTGACCGTCACTACTGACTACAGCACCAGGTCACCGGATGCTCGGAGTCTCACGCTCGACGTCATCGAACAAGATCATCCCAGACGCTACATCAGCGTAGAACCGA GCACACCGGTACTGGCGATAAcgaattcttcaaattcacGGGTCATTCGACCGCCGGTTCTACCCGCCGAATTAAGGATGGCTCCGCCTTCCATCAGCAGTCATAGAAGTTTCCTGAATTTGCGAAGAGGCCGTCGAGGGTATCGGTGGAACTGGATAAATTGTTTTAGAAGAAATGTACAAGCGGGAGAAGAG TCGGATTTGCAGCCCTACACGTTAGGGCCGCCGCCGACCTATTCCGGAATTTTCGGGGAGCACAGATCGATTTTTACGGAATCAAGGATTCCTCTGCCTCCCAGACCTTCGACCGATACATCCTCGGCATCTTTCGTCATTCCTATTCCTCCGCCTAGTTACGCCCAAGCCCAAGGACTCTGTGACGTTTCACCTTACTCTATGGAACAAATGATTTCAGTTCCCC CAAGCAGAGGTATTTCGTCGGCTAGACCGACAGCCACGATTTGTCCCAGATGTACAGCGGTCATTGTAACCGCGATAGAAGTTCGCCGATCAGCCCTCACCCACGTATCGGCTCTCGCTCTCTTCTTATGCGG ATGCTGGCCATGCTGTTTGATACCTTATTGCATCGACTCCTGCAAAAGTACACACCACTATTGCCCAGTTTGTAGAACTTACCTCGGTACTTACACTCCTTGGTGA
- the LOC105691191 gene encoding uncharacterized protein LOC105691191 isoform X1 translates to MDTRETPQTVATNDLEFIETDETSQPQSSGASDSKSKTHENNEPNILREIRRNSSIRTIRRDRTNNSLEIFKHTMRGTQTPLTLIGVTIPKRNDEEQKSDNINPETTGDVAAVGKTEISVARNSQSADSDQQKSGSSGIRESLEPSTSLKPTFSQFRVEAVTVKFSHEAATQATPPHPSLTSTKDGTATSIPMDVLQIATSVSSNRSGPKSEVLTVTTDYSTRSPDARSLTLDVIEQDHPRRYISVEPSTPVLAITNSSNSRVIRPPVLPAELRMAPPSISSHRSFLNLRRGRRGYRWNWINCFRRNVQAGEESDLQPYTLGPPPTYSGIFGEHRSIFTESRIPLPPRPSTDTSSASFVIPIPPPSYAQAQGLCDVSPYSMEQMISVPPSRGISSARPTATICPRCTAVIVTAIEVRRSALTHVSALALFLCGCWPCCLIPYCIDSCKSTHHYCPVCRTYLGTYTPW, encoded by the exons ATGGATACCCGTGAAACGCCTCAAACCGTTGCAACCAACGATTTGGAATTCATCGAAACTGACGAAACGTCGCAACCTCAAAGTTCAGGTGCTTCAG attcaaaatcaaaaacacaCGAAAATAATGAGCCGAATATCTTGCGGGAAATTCGAAGGAATTCGTCCATAAGAACGATCAGACGAGATAGAACAAATAAttctctggaaattttcaaacacaccATGCGGGGCACTCAAACACCGCTTACATTAATCGGGGTAACCATACCGAAACGCAACGACGAGGAACAAAAATCTGACAATATAAACCCGGAAACCACCGGCGACGTTGCTGCTGTGGGTAAAACTGAGATTTCGGTTGCTCGCAATTCGCAATCTGCAGACTCGGATCAGCAGAAATCTGGGTCCTCAGGGATTAGGGAGAGTCTCGAGCCGTCCACAAGCTTGAAACCCACGTTTTCTCAGTTCAGGGTAGAAGCG GTGACCGTGAAATTCAGTCACGAAGCAGCCACCCAAGCAACGCCACCGCATCCATCTCTGACTTCGACTAAAGACGGAACTGCAACATCGATTCCCATGGATGTTCTGCAAATCGCTACTTCAGTTTCGTCGAATCGTTCGGGACCAAAAAGCGAAGTTTTGACCGTCACTACTGACTACAGCACCAGGTCACCGGATGCTCGGAGTCTCACGCTCGACGTCATCGAACAAGATCATCCCAGACGCTACATCAGCGTAGAACCGA GCACACCGGTACTGGCGATAAcgaattcttcaaattcacGGGTCATTCGACCGCCGGTTCTACCCGCCGAATTAAGGATGGCTCCGCCTTCCATCAGCAGTCATAGAAGTTTCCTGAATTTGCGAAGAGGCCGTCGAGGGTATCGGTGGAACTGGATAAATTGTTTTAGAAGAAATGTACAAGCGGGAGAAGAG TCGGATTTGCAGCCCTACACGTTAGGGCCGCCGCCGACCTATTCCGGAATTTTCGGGGAGCACAGATCGATTTTTACGGAATCAAGGATTCCTCTGCCTCCCAGACCTTCGACCGATACATCCTCGGCATCTTTCGTCATTCCTATTCCTCCGCCTAGTTACGCCCAAGCCCAAGGACTCTGTGACGTTTCACCTTACTCTATGGAACAAATGATTTCAGTTCCCC CAAGCAGAGGTATTTCGTCGGCTAGACCGACAGCCACGATTTGTCCCAGATGTACAGCGGTCATTGTAACCGCGATAGAAGTTCGCCGATCAGCCCTCACCCACGTATCGGCTCTCGCTCTCTTCTTATGCGG ATGCTGGCCATGCTGTTTGATACCTTATTGCATCGACTCCTGCAAAAGTACACACCACTATTGCCCAGTTTGTAGAACTTACCTCGGTACTTACACTCCTTGGTGA